A genomic stretch from Ursus arctos isolate Adak ecotype North America unplaced genomic scaffold, UrsArc2.0 scaffold_21, whole genome shotgun sequence includes:
- the LOC125282653 gene encoding LOW QUALITY PROTEIN: rho guanine nucleotide exchange factor 11-like (The sequence of the model RefSeq protein was modified relative to this genomic sequence to represent the inferred CDS: inserted 3 bases in 3 codons; deleted 4 bases in 3 codons; substituted 2 bases at 2 genomic stop codons): MTVRLPQSIDRLSGLSLGDPAPEHRSPFHLRQHSDTSETAGLVHRCVIIQKDQHGFGFTVSGDRIVLVQSVRPGGAAMRAGVKEGNRIIKVNGTMVTNSSHLEVVNLIRSGVYVALTLLGSSPSSVGVSGLQQDPAPAGAPRVAPVVPPPPPPPPLPPPRSASWRGGPKPLQDPEFQKHATQILRNMLRQEEKELQCICEVYSWNPASLLEEQIEGAQRCVTQLQLKIQQETGGFVDIPPLYGDNSQRASEGQLSLDCQEGDSGLDAGTEHFPSLSEALMNWNLALSDPGLGSPRTSPVIMARLAQHHRRQGSDAPGPGTSDQGADQSLKPLIIGPEEDYDPGYFNNESDIIFQDLEKLKAWPAHLGIFLRYIFSQADPSLLLFYLCAEVYQQTNPKHSRSSGKDIWNIFLEKNVPLRVKVPEVLQAEIDLRLCGSEDVHNALREVQEAAMPEIQEQIQDYRTKHTLGLGSLYGENDLQDLDGDPVRERQXEKQLAALAGILSKYEEDRSAPMDFALNTYMHYAGLCLXEARLSXTAEKAQAAPDKDKWLPFFPKTKKSSNSKKDKDALEDKRQNPILKYIGKPKSSSQSTFHIPLSPVEVKPGNVRNIIQHFENTQPYDAPEPRTQWLSTGSFPEDLLEIDISCSEIRLGCSESLKGWEELKWSRKVENVPCSRSDVDMDAAAEAAHLHQSASSSASSLSTRSLENPTPPFTPKMGHRSIESPSLGFCTDALLPHLLEDDLGQLLDLELEPAAQNWQHTVGKDVVAGLSQREIDRQEVINELFVTEASHLRTLRVLDLIFYQRMKKENLMPWEELARLFPNLPVLIEIRNSWCEAMRKLREEGPIIRDIGDLMLARFDGPGREELQQVAAQFCSYQSIALGLIKAKQRKESCVQLFMQEAESHPRCWRLQFRDLIMSEMQWLTKYLLLLVSVLKHTEGGTAEHDLKLCRAQYQCREILKYVNEAVKQTENQHRLEGCQKRLDAMSLERASNPLAAEFKSLDLTARRMVHEGPLTWRISKDKSLDLHVLLLEDLLVLLQKQDEKLLLKCHSKTTAGSADSKQTFSPVLKLNAVPIGSVATDKRAFFIICTSELPPPPIYELVALTSSDKNTWMELLDEAIWNTTRRLGAAPVLTHPPPLGAWEPAQQSPTPSRVXLDGSEVFHSEPEPGELPGAGTGPQQRVEGKHAGLLDDPEQEGSIEGELGALPHPSASLDGENRGGRTRDPILLPIPGPLFMEGLADSALEDVESLRHLILCGLLPGRRPEAQPTREPNDGLTPAPSLRSSSWRPRARPPGGGGEGPEQEDMALCSLEQLPPQARNSGIWESPKLDRNPEEEALSTEAAGSYKVVRKGNCFYVSMPDGPPDSSTEPSQPESLPAWWLRGPSGGHRRPCHSPPSLALRDMGSIFRTIEQITAKLNRLKVMELAHRELLRSLAGEALGGTKPVGSLHTEVAXWTDGSLSPPAREALACNSRDGHQPGPCSEDGSDAPPPQDSVAPAASSPGL; encoded by the exons ATGACTGTGAGGTTACCCCAGAGCATAGACAGGTTAAGCGGCCTGTCTTTGGGAGATCCGGCGCCTGAGCACAGGTCCCCTTTCCACCTCCGCCAACACTCCGACACCTCTGAGACAGCAGGTCTTGTTCACCGCTGTGTCATCATCCAGAAGGACCAGCATGGCTTCGGCTTCACGGTCAGTGGGGACCGTATCGTTCTGGTGCAGTCTGTGCGGCCCGGAGGGGCAGCCATGAGAGCTGGTGTCAAAGAGGGCAACCGGATCATCAAAGTCAACGGCACCATGGTGACCAACAGCTCACACCTGGAGGTGGTAAACCTTATCAGATCTGGCGTCTATGTCGCACTGACCCTCCTGGGCTCTTCCCCCTCGTCTGTCGGTGTCTCTGGGCTGCAGCAGGACCCTGCCCCCGCCGGAGCCCCCCGAGTCGCCCCTGTGGTCCCACCGCCGCCTccgcccccacctctgccccccccccgcagtgCATCATGGAGGGGGGGGCCCAAACCACTGCAGGATCCCGAATTCCAAAAACATGCCACCCAGATCCTTCGCAATATgctgaggcaggaggaaaaggagtTACAGTGTATTTGTGAGGTATACAGCTGGAATCCTGCCAGCCTGCTGGAGGAGCAGATCGAAGGTGCCCAGAGGTGTGTCACTCAGCTCCAGCTGAAGATCCAGCAGGAGACGGGTGGCTTCGTGGACATACCCCCCCTATATGGTGACAACAGCCAGAGAGCATCAGAAGGCCAGCTCTCTCTGGACTGCCAGGAGGGGGACAGCGGCTTGGATGCTGGAACGGAGCACTTCCCCTCCCTCAGTGAGGCGCTGATGAATTGGAACTTGGCACTGTCAGACCCTGGGTTGGGCAGTCCCCGAACCTCACCTGTGATCATGGCCAGGCTGGCCCAGCACCACCGGCGGCAGGGCTCGGACGCACCAGGGCCCGGCACCAGCGATCAGGGCGCAGACCAGAGCCTGAAGCCTTTAATTATTGGCCCAGAGGAAGATTATGACCCGGGTTATTTCAACAACGAGAGCGATATCAtcttccaggaccttgagaagCTGAAGGCATGGCCCGCTCACCTGGGCATTTTCCTGCGGTACATCTTCTCTCAGGCTGACCCCAGTCTGCTGCTT TTTTACTTGTGTGCAGAAGTTTACCAGCAGACAAACCCCAAGCATTCCCGAAGCTCAGGAAAAGACATCTGGaatattttcttagagaaaaatgtgCCGCTGAGAGTGAAAGTCCCGGAGGTGTTACAGGCTGAAATTGACTTGCGTCTGTGCGGCAGTGAGGACGTCCACAACGCACTCCGGGAAGTGCAGGAGGCAGCCATGCCCGAGATCCAGGAGCAGATCCAGGACTACAGAACAAAGCACACCCTGGGGCTGGGTAGTCTGTACGGTGAGAATGACCTGCAGGACCTGGATGGGGACCCTGTCCGAGAACGCC GTGAGAAGCAGCTAGCTGCCCTGGCAGGCATTCTGTCCAAGTACGAGGAGGACAGGAGTGCCCCCATGGATTTCGCTCTCAATACCTATATGCACTACGCTGGGCTCTGTCTCTGAGAGGCACGGCTTT GCACAGCTGAAAAGGCCCAGGCAGCTCCTGACAAGGACAAGTGGCTGCCCTTCTTTCCAAAGACCAAGAAGAGCAGCAATTccaaaaaagacaaggatgccttgGAGGACAAGAGGCAAAACCCTATCCTCAAGTACATCGGGAAGCCCAAAAGCTCTTCGCAGAGCACATTTCATATTCCCTTGTCCCCTGTGGAAGTCAAACCAGGCAACGTGAGGAACATCATTCAGCACTTTGAGAACACCCAGCCATATGATGCCCCGGAGCCTAGGACGCAGTGGCTCTCCACAGGAAGCTTCCCCGAGGACCTGCTGGAGATCGACATCTCATGCTCAGAGATCCGCCTGGGCTGCTCTGAGAGCCTgaagggctgggaggagctgaAGTGGTCCCGGAAGGTGGAGAACGTGCCCTGCTCTCGCAGTGATGTGGACATGGATGCGGCCGCGGAGGCTGCCCACCTCCACCAGTCAGCCTCgtcctctgcctccagcctctccaCAAGGTCTCTGGAGAACCCAACCCCTCCCTTTACCCCCAAAATGGGACACAGGAGCATCGAGTCCCCCAGCCTGGGGTTCTGCACAGacgccctcctcccccacctcctagaGGATGATTTGGGCCAGCTCTTGGACTTGGAGCTAGAGCCAGCCGCCCAGAACTGGCAGCACACGGTGGGCAAGGATGTGGTGGCCGGGCTAAGCCAGAGGGAGATTGACCGGCAGGAGGTCATCAATGAGCTGTTTGTGACGGAAGCCTCCCATCTGCGCACGCTCCGGGTCCTGGACCTGATCTTCTACCAGCGGATGAAGAAGGAGAACCTGATGCCCTGGGAGGAGCTGGCCCGGCTCTTCCCCAACCTGCCCGTGCTCATCGAGATCCGTAATTCCTGGTGCGAGGCCATGAGGAAGCTCCGAGAGGAGGGCCCCATTATCAGAGACATAGGTGACCTCATGCTGGCTCGGTTTGATGGCCCTGGCCGGGAGGAGCTCCAGCAGGTGGCTGCCCAGTTCTGCTCCTATCAGTCCATCGCCTTGGGGCTCATCAAGGCCAAGCAGCGCAAGGAGAGCTGTGTCCAGCTCTTCATGCAGGAGGCCGAGAGTCACCCCCGGTGCTGGCGGCTACAGTTCAGGGATCTCATCATGTCCGAGATGCAATGGCTCACCAAGTACCTGCTGCTGCTGGTGAGCGTCCTCAAGCACACGGAGGGTGGCACCGCCGAGCACGACTTGAAGCTCTGCCGGGCGCAGTACCAGTGCCGGGAAATCCTTAAGTATGTGAACGAGGCAGTGAAGCAGACGGAGAACCAGCACCGACTGGAGGGCTGCCAGAAACGCCTGGACGCCATGTCCCTGGAGAGGGCCAGCAACCCCCTGGCAGCAGAGTTCAAGAGCCTGGATCTTACAGCCAGAAGGATGGTCCACGAGGGGCCCCTGACCTGGAGGATCAGCAAGGATAAGAGCTTGGACCTGCATGTGCTGCTGCTGGAGGATCTCCTGGTGCTGCTGCAGAAGCAGGATGAGAAGCTGCTGCTCAAGTGTCACAGCAAGACCACCGCAGGCTCCGCAGACAGCAAGCAGACCTTCAGCCCTGTCCTCAAGCTCAACGCTGTGCCCATCGGCTCCGTGGCCACAGACAAACGAGCCTTCTTCATCATCTGCACCTCGGagctgccccccccg ccgatcTACGAGCTGGTGGCACTGACGTCGTCAGACAAGAACACGTGGATGGAGCTCTTGGACGAGGCCATTTGGAACACCACCCGGCGCCTAGGAGCTGCCCCAGTGCTCACCCATCCCCCGCCCCTGGGCGCCTGGGAGCCAGCGCagcagagccccacccccagcaggg GGCTGGATGGCTCAGAAGTGTTCCACAGTGAACCAGAGCCTGGGGAGCTGCCCGGAGCAGGCACTGGGCCCCAGCAGAGGGTTGAGGGGAAGCACGCGGGCCTCCTAGACGATCCCGAGCAGGAAGGCAGCATCGAAGGGGAGCTGGGTGCCCTGCCTCACCCCTCCGCATCTCTGGATGGAGAGAACAGGGGAGGCCGGACAAGagaccccatcctcctgcccatCCCCGGTCCTCTGTTCATGGAAGGGCTCGCCGACTCAGCCCTGGAAGACGTGGAGAGCCTGCGGCACCTGATTTTGTGTGGCCTGCTGCCCGGTCGCCGCCCCGAAGCGCAGCCCACCAGGGAGCCCAACGACGGCCTGACGCCTGCGCCTTCTCTCAGGAGCAGCAGCTGGCGCCCCAGGGCAcgcccccccgggggggggggtgaagggcCAGAGCAGGAGGACATGGCTCTCTGTTCTCTGGAACAGCTGCCCCCACAAGCCAGGAATTCCGGGATCTGGGAGTCTCCCAAGCTGGACAGGAACCCAGAAGAAGAGGCTTTAAGCACTGAGGCGGCAGGAAGTTACAAAGTCGTGAGAAAAGGGAACTGCTTCTATGTCAGCATGCCGGACGGACCCCCGGACTCCAGCACCGAGCCCTCCCAGCCCGAGAGCCTCCCTGCCTGGTGGCTTCGGGGACCCAGTGGAGGTCACAGGCGCCCTTGCCACTCCCCGCCCAGCCTGGCCCTCAGGGACATGGGCAGCATCTTCCGCACCATCGAGCAGATCACGGCCAAGCTCAACAGGCTCAAGGTCATGGAGCTGGCCCACAGAGAGCTGCTCAGGTCCCTTGCGGGAGAGGCGTTGGGCGGCACCAAACCCGTGGGCAGTTTGCACACAGAGGTGGCTTGATGGACAGACGGCTCCCTGTCACCTCCGGCCAGGGAAGCCCTGGCCTGCAACTCCAGGGACGGCCACCAGCCAGGGCCGTGCTCGGAGGATGGCTccgatgcc ccccccccgcaagacAGCGTGGCGCCCGCGGCCTCTTCCCCAGGACTGTaa